One Oscarella lobularis chromosome 18, ooOscLobu1.1, whole genome shotgun sequence genomic window, CTTTAGCTCCGTGTGGATCAGTTGTACTTTTCGATTCTGCAGCCCCCTTTTATATACGCCAGGCCGGCGATTTACTGGGCAAACTATTACATCATCTTGGGAAACGGGGGAAAGGATAAAAAAAATCGCCGGTGCCGCGTATGGCACGGAAGCGAAAGACTTCCTCCCTTCTCAACTAACATGTCTCAAGGAATACGCGACTGTATTAGCGAGCAAATGCAGGCAGACTCGTTCTCGAGGCGGCGCTCTCATAAACTCCCTACTTTCTTCGTTTTACAATAGTACGACCAAGGCAAGCCCGAATAGGGCTCATTACTAAGCGGAACCAAAGGAGTAATCAAATAGAAACGAATTAGAAGTATGAGGTGTTTAAAAAAAATGTAGGAAACCTTTTCTACAACATTGTCACAGActggatgatgatgatgatgatgaaggaTTTCTTGGAatacagcagcagcagcaggaaaAGGACGCTCTCTACGTTCGGCTCTTGAGAATCGACTCCTCCATCTTCCCAAACCACCTAggtacaaaagaaaagatagaGAATCCCGCCCCAAGGACTCCATTGGTCCCAACCTTCGATACTCCAACTCCGACGTCGCGTAAAAATAAAACGGACGCATGTCGGCACGAGGCGGCTCGGCCATGAAATAATGTTTCTTTCCGACGCAACTCTGCCGTTTGAGCGTATATCCGGCCATGTGCATGACCCCCTTCGCCGTCTGATCAGTCATATCGAGATAATAATAGAGACAGCCGCTCTTGAGAACGCAATAGCGTCGCTTCCACGATTTATGATGGAAGCCTTGTTTGAACAGCCAACCGTGGCAGTCGGGATCGCGTATCGATAAAGCGGGAGCGGATACGTTGTGAGCGCTACTGCCCATGGAGAGCGACGAGGGCGgggacgacgtcgtcgacgaaaacgacgaagagtcgaCTTCGGAAACGATTGTAAGAGCCTTTGCCCAACTAAAGGAAAAGGGGGTCGGTTTCCTCTAAGGTTTCCTCTGAAGGGAAGTTGTAGTAGTGTGCGACTACGTATTCCCTCCTTTTCGCCTAGCTAACAACTCTATCCCCTCCTTTCCTTCCAAAACCGCAAGCCGCTTCCCCCTTCCTTATCAAAATTCGGTAGCTAACTAACTTCATTTAGGCTAACCTCGCGAACCCGTTTCCGTCAGAAAGACGACACGCGCGAAGTTTCTTACCTATTCATTTCTGCTTCGGATTCGGTGAGCATGTAGTACGTTCGAGCGCCGCCCTTTATCAATTTAAACGCCCATTTCTTGTCCAGATCCAGCGCTTTGCTAACCGTGTACCCGCGCAAGACGATAGCTCCGAGAGGCTGAATATCCTGCAAAAAAGAAGTAAGACTAtgtcgattttttaaaatagTTGTTTAACCGATTCGTTTTTGTAGTAGTAAAGGCAGCCGTCCTTTCGCAAGACAAACCAGCGTCGACGCCAATTCTTGCGCACAATGCCCGTGCCGCCCTGTTTGGTCATATAGCCAGACATGACGGGAGCGCCTACGAGATTCCACTAGCTAAGAAACCCCCCCTGGGTCACGTACTACTAATACTCACTAAGTGATTTCGTCGTGTTTCTCATAAGCTGAAACGATAGAGTCAAAGGCTGCGGTCCTATTAAAATCTTCTATTAGATATAAATGTACAAAAGGAGCCCCTATCTTACCCTCCGCTATGTATTTCAATACAGTGTCGTGATTAACGTCCTCCACGTTCCTGCCATTCACTTCGATCAAGAGCCCACCCTCTTTGAGACCTGAAGCCTCCGCTTGGGATCCTACGAGAAGCCGTCGGTTGCCAACGGcgacagaaaaaaaggagacacCCACCCTTGTCTACGCCGCTAATCCAAACGGGTCCGTCGCCGCGAATCTGAAACCCGTATCCTTTCTTCGATTTAGTCAACGTTACCGTATTCGTTTCCGTATTCCGCGCTTGAAATACGACCTCTGACGCCGATCGAGCGAGTGTCCGGCGCCCCACGCGTCCGCCGGCACCGGCACCGGCGGCACCGCCAGACATCATTCTCCCCAATTCATCCCAATTATACGCATCCGGGTCATCGCCTCCGTTACCGCAATCTCCGTCGTTGCTAAGCGACAACATGGCGACGTGTGCGGAAGCGtcggacggcggcggcgaaagcgacggcgcgaagacggcggcgagcgtcgacggcggcggcggcggcggcggcgtttcgtcgacggcacgattcgattcgatgcgaacggcgtcgtcgctcatGCTTAGAGTTATCGTTCCGCCgcgaagaagagcggcgcccgtcgccgccgtcgatcggTTTTCGGTGTTCGATTTCCTATCCGGGGATTCGCTCATCGATTTTAGCTTTCTTTCGtagtcgtagtcgtcgttttccgcttcgatttcgtcgctttcgtcgcaggacgtttcgtcgtcgtttgctttctcgttttctgacggcgatttcgacgtgtACGTCGGTGGAAGTcgactttcgtcgattcgcgtggcgtcgtcgtcgttggagaTGTCGTCGCTCATCTCCCGAGCGCTTCTGGAGTGACGAGAAGCGGCGACTTGGAGggtttttctcgcgtttaTGGCTTTGCTGTTAGCGCGAGTTACACATGACGTTGGtttagtgacgtcaatatAGATGCCGACAGAAAAGTGCAAGGACATAGACAAGCATCAGACAGAACAGTACAGAAAGTCATACTCATAGCTTATTATGAATCGttcctaaaaacaaaagtaaagtagtaaataaatacatttaattaaataacttaccgcaatgaaatgaaaaaaaccGGTGTTTTTCTGACTTCATGAACGTGAATGAGTTGACACACACCTTCGTCTTTCCATTAGCAGTAAATTTAATTTGAAACTGActgcattttttcttctgtagaCGTAACTTCAGACACATTTTGCCATTTCTGGGATCGTTATTCTTAAATTGCTTTTTGaaatcgttgtcgtcgccaaGTTGAATAACAGAACGCTCTCTGTTTCGTCTTCCCCCAAAGCACACCACCTGAACGGTCAAATCGTGAGTGCCTTTTCCTAAACTGTATCCAAATGACATATATCttgaaaaacgttttcttggcCTTTTGGGTGAATTTGCAATAGCATAGCGACTGTCTTTCTTAAAATCTACACAAAAACGCTTCCTCGCTGAAATAAACCCCCAAagacaaaaattcaataataaatatttataaaTTAGAAACTAATTAcccgaaaaaaattgaaatttagATGCTCGCCGCTTCCCTCTTTCATTGGCGGCGGAGCGATCGGCATTAGAGACAGATACTCCCGTATCGGCGAGGCACGGAATGCAGACATCAACAGAACACGCGTCGCTTTCtgtcgactttttcttctgcaagGGCGCTATCGAtgttccttcgtcgtcgtcgtcgtcttcgtcgtcgacgagattgaCTGCAAACGAAGCAGCGCCGCACGGATCGTTTGTGAAACCGCAATCGCCGCTTGAAGTCGAGTTATCGCAGTTGGtatcgtcctcgtcttcttcgtcgtaaTCGTAAtcgtaatcgtcgtcgacgtcgttgttgTAGTCGGAATCGGAATTGTCTTCGGAGTCGTCTGCATTGTTTTCATCGTTCAGTCGTGCAGCCTCTACAAggtacaattaattaaataattaattatagcCACTGTTGACGGGAAATTTACCTGAACAATTGAATGCCTCATTGGCTGACAGGGAGGAAATTTCTAGTATATTGCTAGGGCTGGGTGAAACAAAACGTACAAGCGTCCGTACAACGGCGGCCGTAGGTAACACTGAGTCGTTGACGCACGACTGATTGACTTCGAGACAGAAGAATTTTGAATCTATGGTTCCATCTCCCATAATTGTAGCGCTGCTGCGAGCAATGATAGCCGAGTCGTTTTGTATAGTGGAGTCGATATCAGATTCGACCATTTCTGCTTCGATTTGTACAGTTTCCACTGTGCGAGACATTCGATAGTTGAATGAAAGAACGGTCGAACATATGGGAGCAAAGAAGGCCTGAGATTGAACGTAGCTGTTCTGTCGGATTACAATCGACGGATCACTTCCGAGAAGATCAGCAAACGCGGGAAAAGGCGGAACAACGACAGTTTCCTCGACCAAATCTTAGATGCATTCACGTATAGCCTAATCTATATATTACATGTGAGGACTTACCGCATTGGGGTTCAGTACCAATCCACTGCCCATTATCGCAAAGAAGAGTCTGCGATCCCTGGAGAACGAATCCGAGGTCACATTGAAATTGAGCCGTGAGACCGCCGTCGCTTATTGTCACTGTTCCGTTTTGAGGGTTTGTCAGTAAGCGACAGACTAAATATTTTTCCTGCTAAGGAACTTGACATTGCAAAAGCCGCGCCGCTGCTTACTCTGAACACACAATGCGTTCACGTCGGTAGTATTGAGAAGCCTGCAATTCAAAACAGCAAGAGCGGGGtcggaaagaagaaagcctTCCC contains:
- the LOC136198028 gene encoding uncharacterized protein, producing the protein MSLHFSVGIYIDVTKPTSCVTRANSKAINARKTLQVAASRHSRSAREMSDDISNDDDATRIDESRLPPTYTSKSPSENEKANDDETSCDESDEIEAENDDYDYERKLKSMSESPDRKSNTENRSTAATGAALLRGGTITLSMSDDAVRIESNRAVDETPPPPPPPSTLAAVFAPSLSPPPSDASAHVAMLSLSNDGDCGNGGDDPDAYNWDELGRMMSGGAAGAGAGGRVGRRTLARSASEVVFQARNTETNTVTLTKSKKGYGFQIRGDGPVWISGVDKGSQAEASGLKEGGLLIEVNGRNVEDVNHDTVLKYIAEGPQPLTLSFQLMRNTTKSLSAPVMSGYMTKQGGTGIVRKNWRRRWFVLRKDGCLYYYKNESDIQPLGAIVLRGYTVSKALDLDKKWAFKLIKGGARTYYMLTESEAEMNSWAKALTIVSEVDSSSFSSTTSSPPSSLSMGSSAHNVSAPALSIRDPDCHGWLFKQGFHHKSWKRRYCVLKSGCLYYYLDMTDQTAKGVMHMAGYTLKRQSCVGKKHYFMAEPPRADMRPFYFYATSELEYRRWFGKMEESILKSRT
- the LOC136198022 gene encoding uncharacterized protein, translated to MTSRPPRRFLAFSTATMTFSRCVTAALLLLLVLEKSASQTGFFSTDVSSKWWKKHFGSEVDPSTCPAVERIGNGSVEIVGGNKASYSCNPSFTLVGQAQIQCACGEWIGTAPSCRKDGEWGSWTSYSSCSRSCDVGLQTRQRICDNPRPERGGKPCPGSPSESRECTLAPCSNCPVKGTILLGALNITSSNDGQNLFVSCGEGFLLSDPALAVLNCRLLNTTDVNALCVQICRLLTNPQNGTVTISDGGLTAQFQCDLGFVLQGSQTLLCDNGQWIGTEPQCDLVEETVVVPPFPAFADLLGSDPSIVIRQNSYVQSQAFFAPICSTVLSFNYRMSRTVETVQIEAEMVESDIDSTIQNDSAIIARSSATIMGDGTIDSKFFCLEVNQSCVNDSVLPTAAVVRTLVRFVSPSPSNILEISSLSANEAFNCSEAARLNDENNADDSEDNSDSDYNNDVDDDYDYDYDEEDEDDTNCDNSTSSGDCGFTNDPCGAASFAVNLVDDEDDDDDEGTSIAPLQKKKSTESDACSVDVCIPCLADTGVSVSNADRSAANERGKRRASKFQFFSARKRFCVDFKKDSRYAIANSPKRPRKRFSRYMSFGYSLGKGTHDLTVQVVCFGGRRNRERSVIQLGDDNDFKKQFKNNDPRNGKMCLKLRLQKKKCSQFQIKFTANGKTKVCVNSFTFMKSEKHRFFSFHCGTIHNKL